A single genomic interval of Rhodopseudomonas palustris harbors:
- a CDS encoding class I adenylate-forming enzyme family protein, with amino-acid sequence MTDLEAVSRLRRLADVRTLWRAEFPKRIALSQGDARVSYGELADQIDATAAWFYELGYRAGERIILVGENSAALLEAMFAASALDLWVVMLNARLSKPEIDAIRAHCRPRATIYFADRSPDALRHGEASAARRVGHPSLGTVLIDEEDLGGTAEPVLDDPAEQIALLMYTSGSTGTPKGVMLSHRSVLTLASTSASLRQLRTEDRLFLTTPMTHVMGLFSVSLSALLVGATVVIEQRFDPETVLNVLKRERITVFPAVPTVFYKLLHHIETHNVRLYLPSLRFIWAGGSLLEAALAERTRAVFGLPLHNGYGMTEASSSICLTSVTAPVVPESVGWFLPGLEWKLVAVRSGDAADSDTPDVGELLIRGPTVMKGYFRDPELTARTLDADGWLTTGDLARVADGQVYIVGRSKDMIVRSGFNVYPAEVERAINAHPQVVHSAVVGRREQNNERIIAFVERAPASSVNDTELDAFLAGRLAGYKRPQEFRFVDKLPLATNGKVLKHRLALHASDGAPVSETA; translated from the coding sequence ATGACTGATCTCGAAGCAGTGTCACGGTTGCGGCGGCTGGCAGATGTGCGGACGCTATGGCGCGCGGAATTCCCGAAGCGTATCGCGCTGTCGCAGGGTGATGCCCGTGTCAGTTACGGCGAACTCGCCGATCAAATCGACGCAACCGCGGCTTGGTTCTACGAACTCGGGTACCGTGCGGGCGAACGGATCATCCTGGTCGGGGAGAACTCGGCAGCGCTGCTCGAGGCGATGTTCGCGGCGAGCGCGCTGGATCTATGGGTCGTGATGCTGAATGCCCGGCTATCTAAGCCGGAGATCGATGCGATCCGGGCGCATTGCCGCCCCCGCGCGACGATCTATTTCGCCGATCGGTCCCCGGATGCTCTGCGGCACGGTGAGGCCAGCGCTGCGCGCCGTGTCGGTCATCCCAGCCTCGGTACGGTTCTGATCGACGAGGAAGACCTTGGCGGCACGGCCGAGCCGGTGCTGGACGATCCCGCCGAACAGATCGCCTTGCTAATGTATACGTCGGGTTCAACCGGTACGCCGAAGGGCGTCATGCTGTCCCATCGCAGCGTGCTGACTTTAGCTTCGACCTCGGCATCGCTGCGGCAGTTGCGCACTGAGGATCGCCTGTTCCTGACGACACCGATGACCCATGTGATGGGACTGTTCTCCGTCAGCCTGTCGGCGCTGCTGGTCGGCGCCACGGTGGTGATCGAGCAGCGGTTCGATCCGGAGACCGTGCTGAACGTGCTGAAGCGCGAGCGGATCACGGTGTTTCCGGCAGTTCCGACGGTATTCTACAAGCTGCTGCATCACATCGAAACGCACAACGTTCGACTCTATCTTCCTTCGCTGCGCTTTATCTGGGCCGGTGGCTCGCTGTTGGAAGCTGCGTTGGCGGAGCGCACGCGTGCGGTGTTCGGGCTTCCGCTTCACAATGGTTACGGCATGACCGAGGCTTCGTCGTCGATCTGCCTGACGTCGGTGACTGCGCCGGTTGTGCCGGAGTCGGTCGGCTGGTTTCTGCCGGGCCTCGAGTGGAAGCTCGTTGCCGTTCGCTCGGGCGATGCGGCCGATAGCGATACGCCCGACGTCGGCGAATTGTTGATCCGCGGGCCGACCGTTATGAAGGGCTATTTTCGTGATCCCGAACTCACCGCACGCACGCTGGATGCGGACGGATGGCTGACAACAGGCGATCTTGCTCGGGTTGCCGACGGCCAAGTCTACATCGTCGGGCGCAGCAAGGACATGATCGTGCGCTCCGGCTTCAACGTGTATCCCGCGGAAGTCGAGCGCGCCATTAACGCTCACCCCCAGGTCGTCCACTCCGCCGTGGTTGGCAGGCGCGAGCAGAACAATGAGCGCATCATCGCCTTCGTCGAGCGAGCGCCGGCCTCATCCGTCAACGACACGGAGCTTGACGCGTTTCTTGCGGGCCGGCTTGCCGGCTACAAGCGCCCCCAGGAATTCCGCTTCGTGGACAAGCTGCCGCTGGCGACCAATGGCAAGGTTCTGAAGCACAGACTGGCGCTGCATGCGTCCGATGGCGCTCCTGTCTCCGAGACGGCTTGA
- a CDS encoding NAD(P)H-dependent flavin oxidoreductase, which produces MSEKFKQIRARLRLPVLVAPMLRISGPALVAASCSNGVIGSFPTVNARTPDQLDRWIDEIKQAVSAAGAYDAPYCANILARSDPDKLQADLKILIKHKVEIVLVSTGAPEKYVKPLQDIGCFVIADVASIRHARKALQQGVDGLALLTAGAGGQTGWANGFAFVRAIRDFYDGPLLLAGGVSDGQALWAARTLGCDLGLMGTRFIGTQECDASDGYKAMLVDSSIDDVVLTRGISGIDANFLRPSIIACGLDPQELAAPVSPERAREMFSSYADGMRGPKRWVDLWSAGHTVSGVKVVQSVAEVVDQLAVEYTRAQRATRALLADADDPAI; this is translated from the coding sequence ATGTCCGAGAAATTCAAACAGATTCGCGCGCGTCTACGACTGCCAGTCCTGGTCGCGCCGATGCTGCGCATATCAGGGCCGGCTTTGGTTGCAGCGAGCTGCAGTAACGGCGTCATCGGCTCGTTTCCAACGGTCAACGCCCGAACGCCCGACCAGCTCGATCGATGGATCGACGAGATCAAGCAGGCCGTCTCGGCCGCTGGTGCCTACGACGCGCCTTACTGCGCAAACATTCTGGCGCGATCTGATCCGGACAAGCTGCAGGCCGACCTCAAAATTTTGATCAAGCACAAGGTCGAAATCGTCCTCGTCAGCACTGGCGCGCCTGAGAAATATGTAAAGCCGCTGCAGGATATCGGATGCTTTGTCATCGCCGACGTCGCCTCGATCCGCCATGCGAGAAAGGCTCTGCAGCAAGGCGTCGATGGTCTCGCTCTCTTGACGGCGGGCGCCGGCGGGCAGACCGGCTGGGCCAATGGCTTCGCATTCGTTCGCGCGATTCGCGATTTCTATGACGGTCCACTGTTGCTGGCCGGGGGCGTCTCCGACGGTCAGGCGTTGTGGGCCGCACGGACACTCGGCTGCGATCTCGGCCTGATGGGGACGCGCTTCATCGGCACGCAGGAGTGCGATGCATCCGACGGTTACAAAGCGATGCTGGTCGACAGCAGCATCGACGATGTGGTGCTGACGCGTGGCATCAGTGGTATCGACGCCAACTTCCTTCGCCCGTCGATCATTGCCTGCGGTCTCGATCCGCAGGAATTGGCGGCCCCGGTGTCACCCGAACGCGCCCGTGAAATGTTCAGCAGCTACGCGGACGGGATGCGCGGTCCGAAACGCTGGGTTGATCTGTGGAGCGCTGGCCATACTGTCTCGGGCGTCAAGGTGGTCCAGAGCGTGGCGGAGGTCGTGGATCAGTTGGCGGTGGAATATACCCGAGCCCAACGTGCGACCAGGGCGCTGCTTGCCGATGCGGACGATCCCGCCATCTGA
- the atzF gene encoding allophanate hydrolase, whose translation MSAAELTTFPTIATLHTAYAAGASPAEIIATTYRRLEAVADPGIFITLRPEHDVLADAAALGPFDPDTKPLWGIPFAVKDNIDVAGLPTTAACPGFASTPSETAFAVQRLLDAGAILIGKTNLDQFATGLVGVRTPYPVPRNAMDPRYVPGGSSSGSAVAVAHGLVTFALGTDTAGSGRVPAALNNIVGLKPSLGSVSSRGMVPACRTLDTISVFAGTVADAHAVYGVIAAFDREDPWSRPHAGAPARPNALSPGLRIGLPNPASRKFADDLESEHAFDLAVADLATVVPGPVRAVDLTPLFDVASLLYSGPWVAERYQAIRHVIETTPELLHPVTRKIIGSASAFSAADAFGGLYRLAELRRAADAIWSGIDVLMVPTYPRPRMVAELEADPIGPNSELGTYTNFVNLLDLCALAVPSRFRADGFPSGVTLIAPAGRDDLLAALGERLHAASGVHLGASSTKVPAPIEVSPSAVANEIELVVVGAHLSGMPLNHELTSRGARFLRAVSTAPDYKLFALQGGPPFRPGLLRVAPGEGTPIATEVWAISAEGFGSFVAGIPSPLGIGTTHLADGTTPKGFIVEAEGLKGARDISSFGGWRAYIKSLAG comes from the coding sequence ATGTCGGCTGCTGAACTCACCACCTTCCCGACGATCGCGACGCTGCACACCGCCTATGCGGCCGGCGCCTCTCCGGCAGAGATCATCGCCACGACGTATCGCCGGCTCGAAGCCGTGGCCGATCCCGGCATCTTCATCACGCTGCGGCCGGAGCACGACGTCCTTGCCGACGCCGCCGCACTCGGCCCGTTCGATCCCGATACGAAGCCACTGTGGGGCATCCCATTCGCCGTGAAGGACAATATTGACGTGGCCGGGCTGCCGACCACGGCAGCCTGCCCCGGCTTCGCGTCCACGCCGAGCGAAACTGCGTTTGCGGTTCAGCGCCTGCTCGATGCCGGCGCGATTCTGATCGGCAAGACCAACCTCGATCAGTTCGCCACCGGCCTGGTCGGCGTCCGCACGCCCTATCCGGTGCCGCGCAATGCGATGGATCCGCGCTACGTGCCCGGCGGGTCGAGCAGCGGCTCGGCCGTGGCGGTGGCGCATGGCCTCGTGACGTTCGCGCTCGGCACCGACACCGCAGGCTCCGGCCGCGTGCCTGCCGCGCTCAACAACATCGTTGGACTGAAGCCATCGCTCGGCAGCGTATCGTCGCGCGGCATGGTGCCAGCGTGCCGGACCCTCGATACAATCTCGGTGTTCGCCGGCACGGTCGCCGATGCGCATGCGGTCTATGGCGTGATCGCAGCTTTCGACCGCGAAGATCCATGGTCGCGCCCGCACGCCGGCGCACCGGCCCGTCCGAACGCGTTGTCGCCCGGCTTACGAATCGGGCTGCCGAATCCAGCCAGCCGCAAATTCGCCGACGACCTCGAGTCCGAACACGCATTCGATCTTGCCGTCGCCGATCTTGCGACGGTGGTGCCCGGCCCCGTGCGCGCGGTGGACCTGACGCCGTTGTTCGACGTCGCCAGTCTTCTCTACAGCGGACCGTGGGTCGCTGAGCGCTATCAGGCAATCCGACATGTGATCGAGACAACGCCGGAGCTCTTACATCCGGTGACGCGCAAGATCATCGGCTCGGCTTCGGCGTTCAGCGCTGCCGATGCGTTTGGCGGCCTGTACCGGCTGGCCGAACTGCGCCGCGCCGCTGATGCGATCTGGAGCGGCATCGACGTACTGATGGTGCCGACCTATCCGCGCCCGCGCATGGTCGCGGAGCTGGAGGCTGATCCGATCGGTCCGAACAGCGAGCTCGGCACCTACACCAATTTCGTGAACCTGCTCGACCTGTGCGCGCTGGCTGTGCCGAGTCGCTTCCGCGCCGATGGTTTTCCGTCGGGCGTGACGCTGATCGCACCGGCAGGCCGCGACGACCTCCTCGCCGCGCTGGGCGAGCGCCTTCACGCCGCAAGCGGCGTACACTTAGGCGCCAGCAGCACCAAGGTGCCGGCTCCCATCGAAGTATCGCCCTCTGCCGTTGCGAATGAGATCGAGCTGGTGGTGGTCGGCGCGCATCTGTCCGGCATGCCGCTGAACCACGAGCTGACCAGCCGCGGCGCGCGTTTCCTGCGCGCAGTCTCCACCGCGCCCGACTACAAGTTGTTCGCCCTGCAGGGCGGCCCACCATTCAGGCCCGGCCTGCTGCGCGTCGCTCCGGGCGAAGGCACCCCAATCGCAACGGAGGTTTGGGCGATCTCCGCCGAAGGCTTCGGCAGCTTCGTCGCCGGCATCCCCTCGCCGCTCGGCATCGGCACTACACACCTCGCCGACGGCACCACGCCAAAGGGGTTTATCGTCGAAGCCGAGGGCCTGAAAGGCGCTAGGGATATTTCGTCATTCGGCGGATGGAGAGCCTACATCAAAAGCCTTGCCGGGTAA
- the uca gene encoding urea carboxylase encodes MFSKVLIANRGEIAGRIGRTLRRMGIASVAIYSDADRFTRPVREADEAVRVGGDAASDSYLNVDAVIDACLATGAQAVHPGYGFLSENRGFAERLKQHGIAFIGPRPEHLEAFGLKHRARELAQASNVPLLPGTGLIDSIEEALEAAGRIGFPLMLKSTAGGGGIGMQLCHDEATLRERFATVQRTARASFGDARVYLERFVADARHIEVQIFGDGQGNVIALGERDCSLQRRNQKVVEETPAPGISDEMRARLHQAAVALGQSVAYESAGTVEFIYDVARDEFYFLEVNTRLQVEHPVTEAVFGVDLVEWMVRQAAGDSPLATYTPRPPQGAAIEVRLYAENPGAGFRPSAGRLTQVAFPDDARIDGWIETGDEVTPFYDPMLAKLIVHAADRDAAIDKMIGALTTTTVAGIETNLDYLRAIASSDLFRSGKVATKVLADFSFAARTIDVVAPGAQSGLQELPGRLHLWHVGVPPSGPMDERSFRLANRIVGNPETTAAFELTVSGPTLRFNADAVVALCGAGMGAKLDGVAVGNDAPIAVRAGQMLAVGKIEGAGQRCYLAIRGGFDAPEVFGSRAVFTLGAFGGHATGALKAGDVLHFGSIAPAAEPRALSDAERPALTRAWQIGVIYGPHGAPDFFCDEDIATLFASDYEVHFNSARTGVRLIGPKPQWARTDGGEAGLHPSNIHDNAYAVGAIDFTGDMPIILGPDGPSLGGFVCPAVVARDELWKVGQLKPGDKLRFVPVTRADDPVAGPTVITAPAELGSAIVGRHDDGEIPVVYRRAGDDNLLVEYGPMELDIALRLRVHVLAEAVEKAKLPGLIDLTPGIRSLQIHYDSTVMSRRKLLDALVRIERELPSVEAMAVPSRIIHLPLSWNDPQAVLAMRKYQELVRPDAPWCPSNIEFIRRINGLDNEDDVKRIVFDANYLVLGLGDVYLGAPVATPVDPRHRLVTTKYNPARTWTPENAVGIGGAYMCIYGMEGPGGYQLFGRTIQVWNTWRTTEVFKPGHPWLLRFFDQIRFFPVTPEELLDARAAFPHGGYPLKIEETTFSYADYKAFLAREADGIATFKTRQQTAFEAERQRWRDAKLDEVVEDDTAAALGSGGDVPDGCVGQFTEAPGNVWKLTIEPGEHVEIGQTLAVIESMKMEIAIPATARGIVRALNAKPGQTLRAGDLICALEEV; translated from the coding sequence ATGTTCAGCAAAGTTCTGATTGCCAACCGCGGCGAAATCGCTGGGCGGATCGGTCGCACCTTGCGCCGGATGGGGATCGCATCCGTGGCGATCTATTCGGACGCCGACCGGTTCACCCGCCCGGTGCGCGAGGCCGACGAAGCGGTGCGTGTCGGCGGCGACGCCGCCAGCGACAGCTATCTCAACGTCGACGCCGTGATCGACGCCTGCCTCGCCACCGGCGCGCAGGCGGTGCATCCCGGCTACGGCTTCCTGTCGGAGAACCGCGGCTTTGCCGAGCGGCTGAAGCAGCACGGCATCGCCTTCATCGGTCCGCGTCCCGAACATCTCGAGGCGTTCGGCCTGAAGCACCGCGCCCGCGAACTGGCGCAAGCCAGCAACGTTCCGCTGTTGCCCGGCACCGGGCTGATCGACAGCATCGAGGAAGCGCTCGAGGCCGCAGGCCGCATCGGCTTTCCGCTGATGCTGAAGAGCACGGCGGGCGGCGGCGGCATCGGCATGCAGCTCTGCCATGACGAAGCGACGCTACGCGAGCGCTTCGCCACCGTGCAGCGCACCGCCCGCGCCAGCTTCGGCGACGCGCGGGTGTATCTCGAGCGCTTCGTCGCCGATGCCCGGCATATCGAAGTGCAGATCTTCGGCGACGGCCAGGGCAACGTGATCGCGCTCGGCGAACGCGACTGCTCGCTGCAGAGGCGCAATCAGAAGGTCGTCGAGGAAACCCCGGCACCCGGCATCTCGGACGAGATGAGGGCGCGGCTGCATCAGGCCGCGGTCGCGCTCGGCCAGAGCGTCGCCTACGAATCCGCCGGCACCGTCGAATTCATCTACGACGTCGCCCGCGACGAATTCTATTTCCTCGAGGTCAACACCCGCCTTCAGGTCGAGCATCCGGTCACCGAAGCGGTGTTCGGGGTCGATCTGGTCGAATGGATGGTGCGCCAGGCTGCCGGCGACAGCCCGCTTGCGACCTACACGCCGCGTCCGCCGCAAGGCGCGGCGATCGAAGTGCGACTGTATGCCGAAAATCCCGGTGCCGGCTTCCGGCCCTCGGCCGGCCGGCTGACCCAGGTGGCGTTTCCGGATGACGCCCGCATCGACGGCTGGATCGAAACCGGCGACGAGGTAACGCCGTTCTACGATCCGATGCTGGCCAAGCTGATCGTGCACGCCGCCGACCGCGACGCCGCGATCGACAAGATGATCGGCGCGCTCACCACGACCACCGTGGCCGGGATCGAGACCAATCTCGATTATCTGCGCGCGATTGCTTCGTCCGATCTGTTCCGCAGCGGCAAGGTCGCCACCAAGGTGCTGGCCGATTTCAGCTTCGCGGCGCGCACCATCGACGTGGTGGCGCCCGGCGCGCAATCCGGCCTGCAGGAGCTGCCGGGCCGGCTGCATCTGTGGCACGTCGGCGTGCCGCCGAGCGGACCGATGGACGAGCGCTCGTTCCGCCTAGCCAACCGGATCGTCGGCAATCCGGAAACCACAGCGGCGTTCGAACTCACCGTCAGCGGCCCGACGCTTCGCTTCAACGCCGACGCCGTGGTAGCACTGTGCGGAGCCGGCATGGGCGCCAAGCTCGATGGTGTGGCGGTCGGCAATGACGCGCCGATTGCGGTGCGCGCCGGCCAGATGCTGGCGGTCGGCAAGATCGAGGGCGCGGGCCAACGTTGTTACCTCGCCATCCGCGGCGGTTTCGACGCGCCCGAAGTGTTCGGTTCGCGCGCCGTGTTCACGCTCGGCGCGTTCGGCGGCCACGCCACTGGCGCTCTGAAGGCCGGCGATGTGCTGCATTTCGGTTCGATCGCGCCGGCCGCGGAGCCGCGTGCGCTGAGTGACGCGGAGCGGCCGGCTCTGACACGTGCGTGGCAGATCGGCGTAATCTACGGCCCCCACGGTGCGCCCGATTTCTTTTGTGACGAAGACATCGCGACGTTGTTCGCCTCCGACTACGAAGTGCATTTCAACAGCGCGCGCACCGGTGTGCGGCTGATCGGACCAAAGCCGCAATGGGCCCGCACCGACGGCGGCGAAGCCGGGCTGCACCCTTCGAATATCCACGACAACGCCTATGCGGTCGGCGCGATCGACTTCACCGGCGACATGCCGATCATCCTGGGCCCCGACGGCCCCAGTCTCGGCGGCTTCGTCTGCCCGGCCGTGGTGGCGCGCGACGAATTGTGGAAGGTCGGCCAGCTCAAGCCCGGCGATAAGCTCCGCTTCGTGCCGGTGACGCGCGCCGATGATCCGGTCGCGGGGCCGACCGTGATCACCGCGCCCGCCGAGCTTGGCTCCGCGATCGTCGGCCGCCATGATGATGGCGAGATCCCGGTGGTGTATCGCCGCGCTGGCGACGACAATCTTCTAGTCGAATACGGCCCGATGGAGCTCGACATCGCGCTGCGCCTGCGGGTGCACGTGCTCGCCGAGGCGGTCGAGAAGGCGAAACTACCCGGCCTGATCGATCTCACCCCGGGAATCCGCTCGCTGCAGATCCACTACGACAGCACGGTGATGTCGCGCCGCAAGCTGCTCGACGCTCTGGTCAGAATCGAGCGCGAACTGCCCTCGGTCGAGGCGATGGCGGTGCCGAGCCGCATCATTCATCTGCCGCTGTCTTGGAACGATCCGCAGGCGGTGCTGGCGATGCGCAAGTATCAGGAGCTGGTGCGGCCGGATGCGCCGTGGTGCCCGTCCAACATCGAGTTCATCCGCCGCATCAACGGCCTCGACAACGAGGACGATGTCAAGCGCATCGTGTTCGACGCCAACTACCTCGTGCTCGGCCTCGGCGATGTCTATCTCGGTGCGCCGGTCGCCACCCCGGTCGATCCGCGGCATCGCCTGGTCACCACCAAGTACAATCCGGCCCGCACCTGGACGCCCGAAAACGCCGTCGGCATCGGCGGCGCCTATATGTGCATCTACGGCATGGAAGGCCCCGGCGGTTATCAGCTGTTCGGCCGCACCATCCAGGTCTGGAACACCTGGCGCACCACCGAAGTGTTCAAGCCCGGCCATCCGTGGCTGCTGCGGTTCTTCGACCAGATCCGGTTCTTCCCGGTGACGCCGGAAGAGCTGCTCGACGCCCGAGCCGCGTTCCCGCACGGCGGCTATCCGCTCAAGATCGAAGAGACGACGTTCTCCTACGCCGACTACAAGGCCTTCCTGGCGCGCGAAGCCGACGGCATCGCGACGTTCAAGACCCGTCAGCAGACCGCGTTCGAGGCCGAGCGCCAGCGTTGGCGCGACGCCAAGCTCGACGAGGTGGTGGAGGACGACACCGCGGCCGCGCTCGGCTCCGGCGGCGACGTGCCGGACGGCTGCGTCGGCCAATTCACCGAGGCGCCGGGTAACGTCTGGAAGCTCACCATCGAACCGGGCGAGCATGTCGAGATCGGCCAGACGCTGGCGGTGATCGAGTCGATGAAGATGGAGATCGCGATTCCGGCGACCGCACGCGGCATCGTCAGAGCCCTCAACGCCAAGCCGGGCCAGACGCTGCGCGCCGGCGACCTGATCTGCGCGCTGGAGGAAGTGTGA
- a CDS encoding urea amidolyase associated protein UAAP2 gives MTAIPASARIVLDTVIPARVPWSAIIRKGQTLRIVDSHGQQAVDTLFYAASDFGERYSGQDTLRAQGSAYVTTGTRIMSTEGRTMLRMVADSCGLHDTSAGACSCESNTVRFGHQTKYLHACRENFVLEAAKHGLSKRDIVPNLNFFMNVPLDPDGNFTVVDGVSKPGDYVEMIAEMDVLCLISNCPQVNNPCNGFFPTPIQVVIYEAGED, from the coding sequence ATGACCGCGATTCCCGCTTCCGCCCGCATCGTGCTCGACACCGTGATCCCGGCCCGCGTGCCGTGGTCGGCGATCATCCGTAAGGGCCAGACGCTGCGCATCGTCGACAGCCACGGCCAGCAGGCGGTCGACACCCTGTTCTACGCCGCCAGTGACTTCGGCGAACGCTACAGCGGCCAGGACACGCTGCGCGCCCAGGGCTCGGCCTACGTCACCACCGGCACGCGGATCATGTCCACCGAGGGCCGCACCATGCTGCGCATGGTGGCCGATAGCTGCGGGTTGCACGACACCTCTGCTGGCGCCTGCTCCTGCGAGAGCAACACCGTGCGGTTCGGGCATCAGACCAAGTATCTGCATGCCTGCCGCGAGAACTTCGTGCTGGAGGCCGCCAAGCACGGCTTGTCGAAGCGCGACATCGTGCCGAACCTGAACTTCTTCATGAACGTGCCGCTCGATCCTGACGGCAATTTCACCGTCGTCGACGGCGTCTCCAAGCCCGGCGACTACGTCGAGATGATCGCGGAGATGGACGTGCTGTGCCTGATCTCGAACTGTCCGCAGGTCAACAATCCCTGCAACGGCTTCTTCCCGACGCCGATCCAGGTGGTGATCTACGAGGCAGGCGAGGACTGA
- a CDS encoding urea amidolyase associated protein UAAP1 codes for MILTEQEKAEVEANRRRYEQHKALGQQQAPKALPPPTPRDGAPIAADAIIHRETVPGGWYYVTKLGRGEAVRIINTSGTSCVSIQAWNALDPSERLNHADTIKVQWAASLRKGRVILSDMGRALLSIIEDTSGAHDTMVGGSNAATNAARYGAGNFRNTRDNFVLAAGKLGLDRRDVHPSIAFFAPVAVDSQGRFEWHGERRHQGDFVDLRAELDLLIAVSNCPHPLDPSPSYAPGDIDLIRYQASQLAADDLCRTVSLEAKRAFENNAFYLAGAAGRA; via the coding sequence ATGATCCTGACCGAGCAAGAGAAGGCCGAAGTCGAGGCCAACCGCCGGCGCTACGAACAGCATAAGGCGCTGGGCCAGCAGCAGGCGCCGAAGGCCCTGCCGCCGCCGACGCCGCGCGACGGCGCGCCGATCGCCGCGGACGCGATCATCCATCGCGAGACTGTGCCGGGTGGCTGGTACTACGTGACCAAGCTCGGCCGTGGCGAGGCCGTGCGCATCATCAACACCAGTGGCACGTCCTGCGTCAGCATCCAGGCCTGGAATGCGCTCGACCCGAGCGAGCGGCTGAACCACGCCGACACCATCAAGGTGCAGTGGGCGGCGTCCTTGCGCAAAGGCCGTGTAATCCTGTCCGACATGGGGCGTGCGCTACTGTCGATCATCGAGGATACCAGCGGCGCGCACGACACCATGGTGGGCGGCTCCAACGCCGCAACCAATGCGGCCCGCTATGGCGCCGGCAATTTCCGCAACACCCGCGACAACTTCGTGCTCGCCGCCGGCAAGCTCGGGCTCGATCGCCGCGACGTGCACCCCTCGATCGCCTTCTTCGCCCCGGTCGCGGTCGATTCGCAGGGCCGGTTCGAATGGCACGGCGAGCGTCGCCACCAGGGCGACTTCGTCGATCTGCGCGCCGAGCTCGACCTGCTGATCGCAGTGTCGAACTGTCCGCACCCGCTCGATCCATCGCCAAGTTACGCCCCGGGCGACATCGATCTCATTCGCTACCAGGCGTCCCAGCTCGCTGCCGACGATCTGTGCCGCACCGTGTCGCTCGAAGCCAAGCGCGCGTTCGAGAACAACGCGTTCTATCTCGCCGGCGCCGCAGGGAGGGCCTGA
- a CDS encoding ABC transporter ATP-binding protein, whose product MSAIRFDNVWKEYGDHIVLERITLDVAPRAFVALVGPSGCGKTTFLRMLLGEETPTRGQILIDGQPMPSEPDADRGVVFQRYSVFPHLTVLDNVLLGRELQQSRLLGRLFGRARREATEQALALLDEVGLKGHEHKYPASLSGGMQQRLALAQAIMRGPKILLLDEPFGALDPGIRADIHVLMKRLWNETELTVVMVTHDLSEAFSLATRVIAFERNRNRPEERERYGATISRDLEIFPRRVAQPRTDHPIRSGRDDPAAQGA is encoded by the coding sequence ATGAGCGCGATCCGTTTCGACAACGTCTGGAAAGAGTACGGCGACCACATCGTGTTGGAGCGGATCACGCTCGACGTCGCGCCGCGCGCCTTCGTGGCGCTGGTCGGGCCCTCCGGCTGCGGCAAGACCACCTTCCTGCGCATGCTGCTCGGCGAGGAGACGCCGACCCGCGGCCAGATCCTGATCGATGGCCAGCCGATGCCCAGCGAACCCGACGCCGATCGCGGCGTGGTGTTCCAACGCTATTCGGTGTTTCCGCATCTCACCGTGCTCGACAACGTGCTGCTCGGCCGCGAGCTGCAGCAATCGCGGCTGCTCGGCCGGCTGTTCGGCCGGGCGCGGCGCGAGGCGACCGAGCAGGCGCTGGCGCTGCTCGACGAGGTCGGGCTGAAGGGCCACGAGCACAAATATCCCGCATCGCTATCCGGCGGCATGCAGCAGCGGCTGGCGCTGGCGCAGGCGATCATGCGCGGCCCAAAGATCCTGCTGCTCGACGAGCCGTTCGGCGCGCTCGACCCCGGCATCCGCGCCGACATCCACGTGCTGATGAAACGGCTGTGGAACGAGACCGAGCTCACCGTGGTGATGGTCACGCACGATCTGTCCGAGGCCTTCAGCCTGGCGACGCGGGTGATCGCGTTCGAACGCAATCGCAACCGTCCCGAGGAACGCGAGCGCTACGGCGCGACGATTTCCCGCGATCTCGAAATCTTCCCGCGGCGCGTCGCGCAGCCGCGCACCGACCATCCAATCCGCTCCGGCCGGGACGACCCGGCCGCACAGGGAGCATGA